A DNA window from Helianthus annuus cultivar XRQ/B chromosome 15, HanXRQr2.0-SUNRISE, whole genome shotgun sequence contains the following coding sequences:
- the LOC110913464 gene encoding cysteine-rich repeat secretory protein 38 yields MEMKSIVLFLFIVQAILNIVILSEPLYADIFRCKKDSGSFLANSTYENELLTAFKTLSTLVKLGTDSARTEQIYATSVCAGYLKIEACKSCVNNTIPLLLKSCPKIKQAFAWRSKCMVQYGPVRNVIAYDSWFFAHETSNIKAKDIGGLEKTMITLVEKLSQQAAYVDRNTKYAYGTMPFGSRQTLFMVMQCTTDIVPEDCLKCLQVRVYGEMKSCCSGATAAATLTNGCYMRYAHDDFRSR; encoded by the coding sequence ATGGAGATGAAATCCAtagttttatttttgtttattgttCAGGCAATCCTTAATATTGTCATCTTGAGTGAGCCACTCTATGCCGACATTTTCCGATGCAAAAAAGACTCTGGAAGCTTTCTAGCAAACAGCACCTACGAGAATGAACTATTGACTGCATTCAAGACACTAAGTACATTAGTAAAATTGGGCACCGACAGTGCAAGAACTGAACAGATTTACGCCACAAGTGTTTGTGCAGGCTATTTAAAAATCGAAGCTTGCAAGTCTTGCGTAAACAACACAATTCCACTTCTTCTAAAGAGCTGCCCAAAGATAAAACAAGCTTTCGCATGGAGGAGCAAATGCATGGTACAATATGGTCCCGTAAGAAATGTAATTGCGTATGATTCTTGGTTTTTTGCCCATGAAACTAGTAATATTAAAGCGAAGGATATTGGAGGGCTGGAGAAAACCATGATAACACTAGTGGAAAAGTTATCGCAACAGGCAGCCTATGTTGACAGAAATACTAAATACGCTTATGGGACTATGCCTTTTGGCTCACGTCAAACTTTGTTCATGGTTATGCAATGTACTACTGATATAGTACCAGAAGATTGCCTTAAATGTTTACAAGTCCGTGTATATGGAGAGATGAAATCTTGTTGTAGTGGTGCAACAGCTGCAGCAACATTAACCAACGGTTGCTATATGAGGTACGCCCATGATGATTTTCGAAGTCGGTAA